One region of Oncorhynchus nerka isolate Pitt River linkage group LG22, Oner_Uvic_2.0, whole genome shotgun sequence genomic DNA includes:
- the LOC115105263 gene encoding gamma-aminobutyric acid receptor subunit alpha-6-like, whose product MAFVFTLFFLSCVSNVWGNNPKSTEIDGNIYLDNITRILDRLLDGYDNRLRPGFGGPVTEVKTDIFVTSFGPVSDVEMEYTMDVFFRQTWIDERLKFEGPIEILRLNNLMVSKIWTPDTFFRNGKRSISHNMTTPNKLFRIMQNGTILYTMRLTINAECPMRLMNFPMDGHACPLKFGSYAYPMSEIVYTWKKGPLFSVEVPEESSSLLQYDLIGQTVSSERLKSNTGEYVIMTVHFHLQRKMGFFLIQTYIPCIMTVILAQVSFWINKESVPARTVFGITTVLTMTTLSISARHSLPKVSYATAMDWFIAVCFAFVFSALIEFAAVNYFSTLQANRELRKVAAVKAAQEAAEAGRSDGESSSDASSMLKKRMNSTPHFERPAEVFPNPPVNAQAFLQQGSAVPSNNLLTGTSIIDKYSRILFPLSFGAFNLVYWIVYLTKDTMEMTRDSV is encoded by the exons ATGGCTTTCGTTTTCACTTTATTTTTTCTGTCCTG TGTGAGCAATGTTTGGGGAAATAATCCGAAATCGACCGAGATTGATGGGAATATCTATTTGGATAACATTACGCGTATATTGGATAGATTACTGGATGGATATGACAACAGACTGCGACCTGGATTTGGAG GTCCAGTTACCGAGGTCAAAACAGACATCTTTGTAACCAGCTTTGGTCCAGTGTCAGATGTTGAGATG GAGTACACCATGGACGTATTCTTCCGTCAAACGTGGATTGACGAGAGGTTGAAATTCGAGGGCCCCATCGAGATTCTGCGCCTCAACAACCTCATGGTCAGCAAGATCTGGACGCCAGACACATTCTTCCGGAATGGCAAGAGGTCCATCTCTCACAACATGACCACTCCCAACAAGCTGTTCCGCATCATGCAGAACGGAACTATCCTCTACACCATGAG ATTGACTATAAATGCGGAGTGTCCCATGCGACTGATGAACTTCCCCATGGACGGCCATGCCTGTCCTCTCAAGTTTGGTAGTT ATGCCTACCccatgagtgaaattgtgtacaCGTGGAAAAAAGGACCACTGTTCTCTGTGGAAGTACCAGAGGAGTCCTCCAGCTTGCTACAGTACGATCTAATAGGACAGACAGTGTCCAGTGAGAGGTTAAAATCCAACACAG GTGAATATGTAATCATGACTGTTCACTTCCACCTGCAAAGGAAGATGGGCTTCTTCTTGATTCAGACCTACATTCCCTGTATCATGACGGTGATCCTGGCTCAGGTCTCTTTTTGGATCAATAAGGAATCGGTTCCTGCTCGAACTGTATTTG GCATTACCACTGTGCTAACCATGACCACACTCAGCATCAGCGCCCGCCACTCTCTGCCCAAAGTTTCCTACGCCACGGCCATGGACTGGTTTATTGCCGTATGTTTCGCCTTCGTTTTCTCAGCCCTCATCGAGTTTGCAGCAGTCAACTACTTCTCCACGCTGCAGGCCAACCGGGAGCTCCGCAAGGTGGCCGCCGTCAAGGCAGCCCAGGAGGCTGCAGAGGCCGGGAGGAGTGACGGGGAGTCCTCTTCG GACGCCAGCAGTATGCTGAAGAAGAGGATGAACTCTACGCCTCACTTTGAGAGGCCAGCGGAGGTGTTCCCTAACCCTCCAGTGAATGCCCAGGCCTTCCTCCAGCAAGGCTCAGCCGTGCCGTCCAACAACTTACTGACAGGCACCAGCATCATAGACAAGTACTCACgcatcctcttccctctgtcgTTCGGGGCCTTCAACCTAGTCTACTGGATCGTCTATCTTACCAAGGACACCATGGAGATGACAAG